One Deltaproteobacteria bacterium genomic window, CATGCCTGCATTTCATGTTTTCTTCCCTTTGCCTAATTAAACGTTCTGAGAGTCGATTTTGTTCCAAAAAGTTTTCATTCCGCCTCTATTTTTTTCAGGAGATGGCGAAGCTGCTCGCGCCCTCTGGATATCCGGGATTTCACCGTGCCCATGGATGTATGGAGAACTCGAGCGATCTCTTCATAGGAAAGTCCTTCCATCTCCCTCAACACGATGGCCGCTCTCAGTTTCTCCGGCAAGTTTTGAAAGGCCACTTGTACAGCCTCGGTGCTCTCTTTTGATTCGTAGAGTTGGTCTGGATACGGCTCGTCCGAAGGGAGGTCTTCGGGAAGAGGCTCCCTCCTGAATCGCTCCCGACGAGATTTTCGTTTGTAATCGAGACAGGTGGTTACGGCAATTCGATAAATCCATGTGTAAGTCGACGAGTCCGGCCGGAAGTCTTTCAAGCCCCTGTATGCCTTCATGAAAACATCCTGGGCGGCGTCTTGGGCATCTTCTGGATTTTGAAGCATGTAACGGCAGAAATTATAGACCCTGTCCTGATATCTTCGCACAAGCACCTCAAAGGCAGGGAGGGTTCGCTTCGTGAATGGTCTGATCAGATCGTTATCGTCAGTAGAGGTCATAGGTTTTGCGCGAATGATTCATGTTGACCACATGGCCCGGTTCTCAAACCTCTTTTGCACCCTTCATGCCAGATGGAAAGGAACGCGCTTCATCGTAATAAGCATATGTAATTTAAAGGTTTTCTGATCGAATGGAAACCGCC contains:
- a CDS encoding sigma-70 family RNA polymerase sigma factor, which translates into the protein MRRYQDRVYNFCRYMLQNPEDAQDAAQDVFMKAYRGLKDFRPDSSTYTWIYRIAVTTCLDYKRKSRRERFRREPLPEDLPSDEPYPDQLYESKESTEAVQVAFQNLPEKLRAAIVLREMEGLSYEEIARVLHTSMGTVKSRISRGREQLRHLLKKIEAE